One window of the Nodosilinea sp. PGN35 genome contains the following:
- a CDS encoding NAD(P)-dependent oxidoreductase gives MDTLPPTPHKPHSLRVFMTGASGCIGHYILDLLLESDRYELFLLLRHPEKLRLPVLDNPRVHILRGGLEDIDSFVDLLPTIDIAILTAAAWGGDPGYVKAINVEANLGLLAHLDPDRCQQVIYFSTASILNQSGSPLPEAGTIGTDYIRTKYDCHRHLPDLPIYDKITTVFPTLVFGGDKDKPYSFISAGLRDVTRWVGLARFFKADAGFHFAHAQDIAAVVIYLVEHPPQQGYREYVIGNPPLTVNQAIAQICDYFGQRIWFRIPLSLWLADVLIKVFRVQMAPWDYFCLRYRHFVYSGAVNPASFGMEPYCATLADLMRVHGIKGRRKKEYSL, from the coding sequence TCTGCGCGTGTTTATGACGGGGGCAAGTGGCTGCATTGGCCACTACATTTTAGATTTGCTGCTGGAAAGCGATCGCTACGAGCTGTTTCTGCTGCTGCGCCACCCCGAGAAGCTGCGGCTGCCGGTGCTGGACAACCCTCGGGTGCACATTCTGCGGGGCGGGCTGGAAGATATCGATTCCTTTGTCGATCTGCTGCCCACCATTGACATTGCCATTCTCACCGCCGCCGCCTGGGGGGGCGACCCCGGCTACGTCAAGGCGATCAATGTTGAGGCCAACCTGGGGCTGCTGGCCCACCTCGACCCCGATCGCTGCCAGCAGGTGATCTATTTTTCCACCGCCAGCATTTTGAACCAGAGCGGCAGCCCCCTCCCCGAAGCCGGAACCATAGGCACCGACTACATTCGCACCAAGTACGACTGCCACCGGCACCTGCCCGACCTGCCGATCTACGACAAGATCACCACGGTGTTTCCCACCCTGGTGTTTGGCGGCGACAAAGACAAGCCCTACTCCTTCATCTCGGCGGGGCTGAGGGATGTCACCCGCTGGGTGGGTCTGGCCCGGTTTTTTAAGGCCGACGCCGGGTTTCACTTTGCCCACGCCCAGGATATTGCTGCGGTGGTCATCTACCTGGTCGAGCACCCCCCGCAGCAAGGCTACCGCGAGTACGTGATCGGCAATCCACCGCTGACGGTAAATCAGGCGATCGCCCAGATCTGCGACTATTTTGGCCAGCGCATTTGGTTTCGCATTCCCCTGTCGCTGTGGCTGGCCGACGTGTTGATCAAGGTGTTTCGGGTGCAGATGGCCCCCTGGGACTACTTTTGCCTGCGCTATCGCCACTTTGTCTACAGCGGTGCGGTCAACCCCGCCAGCTTTGGTATGGAGCCCTACTGCGCGACCCTGGCCGATCTAATGCGGGTGCACGGTATTAAGGGCCGCCGAAAAAAAGAGTATTCTCTCTAG
- a CDS encoding AAA-like domain-containing protein, with translation MRADEALAVLDQLLPGRTFSSLQETVFSQVWEGKTYAEIAESCGYDHSYIRDVGFRLWQALSESLNQKVSKSNIRAVLERHARRQSGAAPATADLPQIRWPSPAGELPSGPVPLRSPFYVERPPLEALAQAELLKPGSLIRLEAPGQMGKTSLLRRLVAYGQAHSMRCVTLNLHRCDRQVFADLDRFLRWLCANIGYQLGLEPDVERYWGRDLGSKVSCTAYLEDHVLPQLNAPLLIALDQVNELFQYPKLSAEFLPLLGSWYEDARDIETWGRVRWILAYSTEGYGPLQLHQSPLNLGLALRLPPFTPAQVQDLAYRHQLPWAEGGAGAAKLLSRLQVVGGRPGLVQLALYALAQGDLSLEQLFEAAPTQSGIYSDHLRELLAALYPYPDLQVAFRYVIESATPVALEPIAAYHLESLGLITLSKNLAIPSCELYRQYFLAFLPPPLSAACGKGSRENTLFFGGP, from the coding sequence ATGCGTGCCGACGAAGCTCTAGCGGTGTTAGACCAACTGCTGCCCGGTCGCACCTTCAGCAGCCTGCAAGAGACCGTCTTTAGCCAGGTGTGGGAGGGCAAAACCTACGCAGAAATTGCCGAGAGCTGCGGCTACGACCACAGCTACATCCGCGATGTGGGGTTTCGACTGTGGCAGGCGCTGTCGGAATCGCTCAACCAAAAGGTGTCTAAAAGCAATATTCGAGCCGTGCTAGAGCGCCACGCCCGCCGCCAAAGTGGCGCTGCACCAGCCACAGCCGATCTCCCCCAGATCCGTTGGCCGTCGCCTGCTGGGGAGTTGCCCAGCGGGCCAGTGCCACTGCGCTCACCGTTCTACGTCGAGCGGCCGCCCCTGGAGGCTCTGGCCCAGGCCGAGTTGCTCAAGCCGGGCAGCCTGATTCGCCTCGAGGCCCCCGGCCAGATGGGTAAAACCTCTCTGCTGCGACGACTGGTGGCCTACGGCCAGGCCCACTCTATGCGCTGTGTCACCCTGAATCTGCACCGATGCGATCGCCAGGTTTTTGCCGACTTAGACCGGTTTTTACGCTGGCTTTGCGCCAACATTGGCTACCAGCTGGGCCTAGAGCCCGACGTGGAGCGCTACTGGGGTCGCGATCTGGGCAGCAAGGTCAGCTGCACCGCCTACCTCGAAGACCATGTTTTACCCCAGCTCAACGCGCCCCTGCTAATCGCCCTCGATCAGGTCAACGAGCTGTTTCAGTACCCGAAACTGTCGGCGGAGTTTTTGCCGCTGCTGGGATCGTGGTACGAAGACGCCCGCGACATCGAGACCTGGGGCCGTGTGCGGTGGATTCTCGCCTACAGCACCGAGGGGTATGGGCCGCTGCAGCTGCACCAGTCGCCGCTTAACCTGGGCCTGGCCCTGCGGCTGCCGCCCTTTACCCCAGCGCAGGTGCAGGACCTGGCCTACCGCCACCAGCTCCCCTGGGCCGAGGGCGGCGCGGGGGCGGCCAAGCTGCTGTCGCGGCTGCAGGTGGTGGGCGGTCGGCCTGGGCTGGTGCAACTGGCCCTCTATGCCCTGGCCCAGGGCGATTTGAGCCTGGAGCAGCTGTTCGAAGCGGCCCCCACCCAGTCGGGGATCTACAGCGATCACCTGCGGGAGTTGCTGGCGGCCCTGTACCCTTACCCTGACTTGCAGGTGGCCTTTCGCTACGTCATCGAGTCGGCCACGCCTGTCGCCCTGGAGCCGATCGCCGCCTACCACCTCGAAAGCCTGGGCCTAATCACCCTGAGCAAAAACCTGGCCATCCCCAGCTGCGAACTCTATCGCCAGTATTTTTTGGCGTTTTTGCCCCCGCCCTTGAGCGCGGCCTGTGGCAAGGGCTCTAGAGAGAATACTCTTTTTTTCGGCGGCCCTTAA